One genomic window of Halobellus limi includes the following:
- a CDS encoding DUF7108 family protein: MPEEERSVDDGEQRGGGPAAENDDVIAAETGGERSPAADGEPTTPTDEERSTGTDGESGAEVDSPAEETVEEAERLTRLAREAAVEAAAEAYRERRDDLVDDHDYTARVRQEDDTLVLYPEEWVEDGTVRLERIEDTDRAVEVSLSGPDHGAEWDSVEEANQAIVDAVEREYGSDHAANVRAFADFMSNHYLKRVDDATEAEREEFLTEYYRRNAWPSEAQESIVAESVDLVNDVGDDVPGP; the protein is encoded by the coding sequence ATGCCTGAAGAGGAACGTTCGGTGGACGACGGAGAACAGAGAGGCGGCGGCCCGGCGGCCGAGAACGACGACGTCATCGCGGCCGAGACGGGCGGAGAGCGGTCGCCCGCGGCCGACGGAGAACCGACGACGCCAACGGACGAGGAGCGGTCGACCGGGACGGACGGCGAGTCGGGGGCCGAGGTCGATTCCCCGGCCGAAGAGACCGTCGAGGAGGCCGAGCGACTGACCCGGCTGGCGAGAGAGGCGGCGGTCGAGGCGGCCGCCGAGGCGTACCGGGAGCGTCGCGACGACCTCGTCGACGACCACGACTACACCGCTCGCGTTCGCCAGGAGGACGACACGCTGGTGCTCTACCCCGAGGAGTGGGTCGAGGACGGCACCGTCCGACTCGAACGGATCGAGGACACCGACCGCGCAGTGGAGGTCTCGCTGTCGGGGCCCGACCACGGCGCGGAGTGGGACTCCGTCGAGGAGGCGAACCAGGCGATCGTCGACGCCGTCGAGCGGGAGTACGGCTCAGACCACGCGGCCAACGTCCGCGCCTTCGCGGACTTCATGAGCAACCACTACCTGAAGCGCGTCGACGACGCTACCGAGGCCGAGCGAGAGGAGTTCCTCACGGAGTACTACCGGCGGAACGCGTGGCCGTCGGAAGCGCAGGAATCCATCGTCGCCGAGAGCGTCGATCTCGTGAACGACGTCGGCGACGACGTGCCCGGACCCTGA
- the rnhA gene encoding ribonuclease HI: MPSVDLDPDVARERLEAAGVAVEAGNTDYERWRAERGEATAVAYDDTVVVQGSRPSDLLALLRGDEGGRAHVYFDGASRGNPGPAAVGWVIVTSDGIVAEGSDRIGETTNNRAEYEALERGLSAARDYGFDEVDVRGDSQLIVRQVKGEYDTNNPELRERRVRVRELLDSFERWSLEHVPRGVNDRADSLANEALDDA, from the coding sequence ATGCCAAGCGTAGATCTCGATCCCGACGTCGCGCGCGAACGGCTCGAAGCCGCCGGCGTCGCGGTCGAGGCGGGAAACACCGACTACGAGCGCTGGCGCGCCGAGCGGGGCGAGGCGACCGCCGTCGCCTACGACGACACGGTCGTGGTGCAGGGCTCACGCCCCTCGGACCTCCTCGCGCTTCTCCGCGGCGACGAGGGCGGACGGGCGCACGTCTACTTCGACGGGGCGAGCCGCGGCAATCCCGGCCCGGCCGCGGTCGGCTGGGTGATCGTCACGAGCGACGGGATCGTCGCCGAGGGGAGCGACCGCATCGGCGAGACGACCAACAACCGCGCCGAGTACGAGGCGCTCGAACGGGGGCTCTCGGCCGCCCGGGACTACGGCTTCGACGAGGTCGACGTCCGCGGGGACTCCCAGCTGATCGTCCGGCAGGTGAAAGGCGAGTACGACACCAACAACCCGGAACTGCGGGAGCGACGCGTCCGCGTGCGGGAACTGCTCGACTCCTTCGAGCGGTGGTCGCTCGAACACGTACCGAGAGGGGTAAACGACCGCGCCGACTCACTAGCGAACGAGGCGCTCGACGATGCCTGA